One part of the Aerosakkonema funiforme FACHB-1375 genome encodes these proteins:
- a CDS encoding STAS domain-containing protein: MEPLMDFANFPHLVNTTETGRPRTVVLRPNGCLDNMSCPAFTKALEQALELTSDTVVVDLLWVDNVEAEGVNSLISGLKRAASLGKTLSLRFMDVGTQAAVEAACVRQYV; the protein is encoded by the coding sequence ATGGAACCCCTCATGGACTTCGCTAACTTTCCTCATCTAGTCAACACAACAGAAACTGGACGGCCCCGCACCGTTGTGCTGAGACCGAATGGCTGTCTCGATAATATGAGCTGCCCAGCTTTCACAAAGGCGCTAGAACAAGCTCTGGAATTAACATCTGACACTGTAGTTGTCGATCTGTTATGGGTAGACAACGTGGAAGCAGAGGGAGTTAACAGTCTGATTTCTGGGCTGAAAAGAGCCGCGTCTTTGGGTAAGACGCTATCCTTGCGATTTATGGATGTAGGAACTCAGGCAGCTGTTGAAGCTGCGTGCGTTCGCCAGTATGTGTAG